Genomic DNA from Rana temporaria chromosome 1, aRanTem1.1, whole genome shotgun sequence:
aaaaatggcctacacctattcaagggcattattcaactttaaaaGGAAGTTAACTTCCCGATTTagtttttacctataggtaagcctataataaggcttacctatactgTAAATATCTAGTAAacttgcacatttaggagatatttactgtacacacCAGCTATTAGGTCATCGGCGCATGCACTTTTTGTGCCGTTTCTGCAGGGCCCGCGCGCATGTGCAGGAGCGACGTCATCgtgcccaatcacagcgccggagaaaCACCATAAAAGGTGTGCTGGCGCCGCTgcagggcttcgttctaaggcaagtatttAATAGTGAGCTAGTTAAACTATGCCTTTacatcctctttaaagtggaaaaaaaccCATCCATGAAACAGTTTCATTTATGGCATGTGCCAGAAATGTAATaatcccattggttgtgctctcaaccaaactgtaaaactatccaatggctggtgtcattactgatcacatgtgcagcatcatggcagttgtagattaaacagaggcaaatatGGCAGCTTCTTTGGCTGAAAATAATAAGGGGGTTAATGTATACTTTAAAGCTGCACACCCCTTATCTgtataagcaattttttttattttggtaaaggtgaacgaacactaagggccagattcacagaagagatacgacggcgtatctcccgatacgccgtcgtatctctgtgatccgcccgtcctaactatgcggctgattcatagaatcagttacgcatagacagccataagatctgacaggtgtaattgacttacaccatcggatcttaggatgcaattctaggccggccgctaggtggcgattccattgtggtcggcgtagaatatgcaaatgactagttacggcgatccacgaagatccgcgcgttcgtcgcaatctcgtacgtcttcgctagtcgttttttcccgttgcaaagttacacctgctttaacatggcttatctttagaacagccatgttaaagtatggccgtcgttcccgcgtcgaatttcgtttttttttttttcgtaagacgaccgggaatacgaaacgccgtaacgcacgtcgccgttcaaaaaacttTGGGGCGcgttaatttcgcgcaaagcacgtcgggaaattttaataCGGAGCATgagcagaacgttcggcgtgggaacgcgcctaatttaaatgggtcccgccccatttgaattaggcgggcttgcgccgagcggatttacgttacactgccgcaggtaTACAGGCAAGAGCTTtgtaaatcaggcacttacgctgtaaacctgcggcggtgtaacgtaaatcagatacgttacgccacaggggagcaacgtaattgtacctgaatctggccctaaatgttttaaTATACAAAAGCAAACCATCCATTACAAAGAAACTCTCAAGGCCTTGTTTACAGGGGCGTTTACTTTTATAAGCGCACTGTGCACAGTACAAGTTTTAACCAAGCATTTAAGCATTATTTTTGAAAACTTCAACCTTCAGGTCTGGTTTAGAACCAAGCACTTATGAGTGCTTCCTTTAAGCAaactgctagcaggcttcagtaCTAGTTCAAGATTagattaaggctggccatacattatacaacttttctttagatttaccaaaaccatataaatataaaggtcacacctaaacactttaattttgtatacaatcaggcaggcccttgcactacataatttaaaaggtaaatctaaaagaaaaagaaattgtaTGGTGTACGGCCAGCTTAATTAAAGCTTCATCTAACTTTACTAAAGCCTGGTTGAGGCATGTGTAAAGCGAGCTGTTCCTTTTAGATCTGTGTTTTACATCCTAAAACTGGGGCTGAAGGGTGCTTAGAAACTTTAAAAATCTGCATAAATCTTGGTAAAAAGCTGTGTTATACATATTAAGTTTGATTGTACATAAACCAAGTAAGAACCTTTCATGCTCCACAAGCCAGCCTTAGCAGCTAAAAACGAATATTGTCTAAAATTAGCTATGGCTTTAAATATTGCATTAATGACCCAGCAGTATGTGATAATTATGCATTAAAGACATACAAAGCAAGGCAGTGACAGCATTTCTTTTATATGATTGAAAGGTGCTTAATGCATCCTTGTTTAATATTTTGCTATCAAGGCACCTTCAGATTATATAACGTTTATGTAAGTTTTTGCATATATGATTTAATTTGCAAGCAACTCAGATTTTGAGTATTAAAACACAACAGGAAAGCTTTGTATCTTGAAGGCCAGGACCCTTTTAAATTAGCATGTGCTTACAGTGTATGCTTCCAAACAGAAGCACATGTACTCATTTGTAATAGAttataagaaaaacaaaaatgtactgtTTCTGCTTAACAAGGCTTTCTATTGCTGCCCCTAGTGATGGGCAGACTAACTAAAAAGAAAGCACTTGGGAAGTGCCAACTTTCATAGAATGGAAATCGGAATCTCTCTATGGGACAATCAGACAACCAGTATCTGAGGCACATTGATAAATTAAGACCATGACAGTGTACTTTATATCTTACCTGTGAAAAGACCTGCTCTATTAGCCGGCCTTTAGAATGGTAACAAATTATTTAATCATGGGCATGAAATGACAGAAAAGGGTAAACAGACATTTATCTTATGTTAACTTGATGCATGTAGCTGAAAACTTACGGCAACTTCATCCTCATGAAGACTCTCGCCATGAAGAAACTGAGCAGAACACAAACAAATCCAATAAAAAGCAGCAAAAATCTGTTCAGCTTTGGAATATTTGGTGCATTGGATCGATCCAGGATAATGAACCCTAAACCTCCCATGGTAAAAAGGAAGCTTGATGCCAGTCCTTCCATGATATACTGACCGTTCACTCTGTGGAGACATTACAactataaatgtatatacaatTTTACTAAAGCAATGACGTGCAATATATTCCACCACTTCTACCCAAACATACTTTACAGGAAtcacttggggaaaaaaaaaaaaaaaaaactctacatgAATTACTGTGatgtaaaattataaaaacaacACGAGGCATCTCCAACAAGCGCTAACACTTTTACTCTTATAAAGTACAAACATAGCTAGAGGCCGACAAGAAACCTGGGGCCAGTACATTTGTAACATGttgcacccatattcagggtgtaacatgttacaaaaggtgaactgatccttaaaaacaaagaataaataaataaataaataaatacacagtgGGGGTGAAGTGAACCTGTCACATTGACCATGTACCAACAACGGGTTCATTTAgggtgttgcagtggttaagcaGAATATGTCATGTTTGATCAATGTGCCAAGCATCTGGATTTGTGATGGACAGTAAAATGTGTTGTAATTGACATCATACCTATATATTTAAAGCTCTAAACTTTCCCTGATGTTCAACATTCAAATAAACATTGGTCACTGAGGTCATGAAGACAAATTAGAATTGGCCACTGTGGCAGATGGACAAATTGTAATATCTACACCAAATTTAGGTCGGGGACTCATATTAGCACAGCAagcaccttttttttattctttgtttttaaCACTATTGACAACGTTGTCTTTAATGGTTTTTATTGTGGTGTGGTGGATGCCTTTTTGTGTAAATTCTACACAAAAATATCAATTTACCAAATAAATCAAAAATTATCAAACATGGTTTCCTGGAACAGAGTTTGGAAAGTGTAGATTCAAAATGTTTTATAACTCTATGTATACTGACTGAGCCATATCTTGTGGTACTCATTGGCTTTATCCACTGCGGGTCAGAAAAACCAACATCAATAAAGACTTagtgggaaggaaaaaaaaaaaaaaaaaattgagaatggGGGGCATGAAgagcaattgcacagtcatgcaacactgtattcgtctgacatttttatcaatttgagacagatagatctttcttttggcggtattaaatcacttttttttgttaagcaaaaataaataaaaatgtgggcactgatgatcagtgcactGTAAATGTCCCCTGTCACAGGATCCACTGGTTATCGGCTTCCCTTTCCTCAGACAGTGACAGTGCTGAGGAAAAGAAAATGCAGATAACCGgaatttgtttacatgtgattggacatggctgatcccATGGTAAAGGGTCGCTGTGAGTGGCCCCTTAccttgatctgtgatcagctgtgtttgaaGGACACAGCAATGACAAAGCGTGCCCGATCAGAACTGGATGatcgctgtagctgtcattcagctatagcgtggttggcaagtggttaaaagggtttACACATCTTGTGGTCTCTCACCTGTAGGCCAGGAAAGCTACCGGTCTTTGGTGTCCATGTTCATCTGTCATGGATCCGACACTAGGTGGCTCGACAATGACATCATAAATGATCCCTAGGTGCACAGACACAAAGATAAAGGAGAAaaacaaacaatgtaaaaaaataaataaaaaaaatattcctaacTGAATAGAGAGAACAACATATTGCACaatcaaagaaaaacaaaaaaaaaaaaaaacacaccactgaaaagaaaaaataatcttGCATCCTCTGAACCTTTAACCTGTAATCAATCCAAGCAAAAAGGCCTTATAAAGTTTGGTCTGCTCTTGTAGTGAAGAGAGCTCCTGACTCAACGACAATGGGATAAACTCTCTGGATCAACAACCCtcaatggttttttttttatgttaaaatgaAAAGTTTATAGTTTGAAAAAGTATATAACTACATATGTAAAAGTATAAACTACTAAATAATTTTAATACCAATTTATTTGAAAAACCATTTCCACAACTCTTACCATAAAAAACACTTCACATATCCAaaaggttaaagctgaactccagtcacACAAAACACTGACAGAGCTGTGTGCTATCAGTGCAGTGAAGACTTAACAGTAAACACTTAAACATTActctaaagtgtaactaaaggcaaaacttgaggttttggatagaatggagaggaattagaacacccgtcaggtttttatttctgtctgtgcccctCTATTAATGTGAAATCCCATATTTAGGGAGTTACCAGAACACAAACTTCTAATGGAGATGGcgattctggtgacaaccagggagtCTCTCACTTTGGGGAGATtcgctctcacttcctgttactaTGGGACAgcaagtaaaggaaaatctccacaatgggacacagatggcaaaaaactgAGAGGGGTTATAactaattataaaaatataagtcAAGTGATCTGATCAGACCGCTTTTCTTGTACTCCACTTCCAGGCTGCATGCCGTTTACCATCATGAAGTAACTGGCAACATAAATCCATTTCTCTGCATTCCACACTGTCCGGCAATAGGGAAAGGAGTGGCAAACTACGGTCAACGTCATTCACAACTTTACACAGCTTGTAATGACATCATCGTGGTCCCAGAGTCACCACAAGCTGCATTTTGTAAATGTGTAAGAGCATACACAGAGCTTCAAAACATTGGTGCTGGCAAGGACTGTAAGTAATGCTGCAAAACAAAGGCTCTCGTCATTTTGGAttttcctaaggcccctttcacactaatgcattttttctTGCAAGGAAAAACCTAAGAAAAATGTTTCACCTTTAAATCCTATGAGACTTTAACACCACTGCGCTGTGGGTGCGGTGGGTTTTGAAAAGTCCtgtatgctgcatctttggtgccatttaaaaaaaactgcaccaaaaatgcagtcTCCCATTAAAGTTTATAGAAAAAGTAGCAAAAAATCCACTGCAATTCgtgtttttgagtcacatgtccaTTTTTCACAGGTGCAGGCTACCCAGAAATGCACATTAAACAGCAAAATTGCAGTAAAACACACAtgcgtttttaccgcaatttttccACAGTGTGAAAGGAACCCAATTGCTGTATTTGTCATttgcattagacccctttcacactggggtgtttttcaggcgcttgaccgttaaaaaaaaagcacctgaaagaagcctcatctgcaatcccaatgtgaagacccaagtgctttcacactgaggctctgCTGCTGGCAgtgcgtcaaaaaaagtcctgcaagcaacttCTTTACAGCGCTTTAGaagcgttgaatacaccgctcctaatgcTCCCCTCCCCATTGAGGGGCTTTTAATGCCAaagcccctgaaaaacaacccagtgtcaaaaggggtcttagcggaactttaccagcgtttttcgggcgctggcagtgtgaaagggctctgaaagaactcgggctttcacattgggattgcaggtgAGGCTTCTTTCtttctgaaaaatgccccagtgtgaaaggggtcttaaagaacAACTCTCAGAAGTTCTTTTTAAccagttaagacccggaccaatatgcaggttcaggaccttgcctctttttgcgattcggcactgtgtcgctttaacagacaattgcgcggtcgtgcgacgtggctcccaaacaaaattggcgtccttttttccccacaaatagagctttcttttggtggtatt
This window encodes:
- the OSTC gene encoding oligosaccharyltransferase complex subunit OSTC, coding for METLYRIPYTVLECPNLKLKKPSWLHMPSAMTVYAAVVVSYFLITGGIIYDVIVEPPSVGSMTDEHGHQRPVAFLAYRVNGQYIMEGLASSFLFTMGGLGFIILDRSNAPNIPKLNRFLLLFIGFVCVLLSFFMARVFMRMKLPGYLMS